One Nicotiana tomentosiformis chromosome 4, ASM39032v3, whole genome shotgun sequence genomic window carries:
- the LOC138910032 gene encoding uncharacterized protein, whose amino-acid sequence MGKLITRDRLVRWRVTNDLQCPLCNVKEESIEHLFFKCTYAESIWRKLLQWMGITRQAMERKHEIAWAYCHAKGRSANDEIYRMALAGCVYYVWQERNQRIFRAQQRQQGMIVKLIIQMICGRGHMLPRLRRRLEELNFYP is encoded by the coding sequence ATGGGCAAGCTGATCACTAGGGACAGATTAGTAAGATGGAGGGTAACAAATGACTTACAATGTCCTTTGTGCAACGTCAAAGAGGAGAGCATTGAGCATCTATTTTTCAAGTGCACATATGCAGAGTCCATCTGGAGAAAACTACTACAATGGATGGGTATTACAAGACAGGCCATGGAGCGGAAACACGAGATAGCTTGGGCATATTGCCATGCAAAGGGTAGATCAGCCAACGATGAGATATACAGAATGGCTTTAGCTGGCTGTGTCTACTATGTATGGCAGGAAAGAAATCAGAGGATCTTTAGGGCACAACAGCGACAACAAGGGATGATAGTCAAGCTGATTATCCAAATGATATGTGGAAGAGGCCATATGCTGCCCAGACTCAGAAGAAGACTAGAAGAGTTAAACTTTTATCCATGA